The genomic stretch ATTGTCGCAAGCGCGCCGCCCCAAGTGATACCGAGAATATCAGGCGAAGCAAGCGGATTTCGAATCATCCCCTGTAGGATCGCTCCTGACACGGCAAGAGCAGCTCCTGCTAAAATCGCCATGGCAATCCTCGGGAAGCGAAACTGTTTTACGACAAGCTTATTCATTTCATCACCATACCCAAACAGCGCCTTAACCACTTGGTCTGGTGTCATAAAAATCTCGCCAAGACCGATACTAAGGAGCGCAGTTACGATGACCGCACCAACGAGTCCAGCGATCACCCATAATGCACGTCGATCGAGTAAAAAAGAAATAGCTTTCATTCGAAAGGAAGTGTATTTCATCATAGCTGTTTAAACTCCCTTCGAGCAATATATATAAAGAACGGTGTACCGATCACAGCTGTTAATACGCCAACAGGCGCTTCAAGCGGCAAAATAACATAACGCGCCGCAATGTCTGCAGATAGCAGTAGGATTGCGCCTAATATCGCACTGTAGGGAATGACCCAGCGGTAATCCGGGCCAGTAAAAAAGCGAGCCACGTGCGGCACCACAATGCCGATAAATCCAATCGGCCCTGCTACGGCTACAGAACCGCCTGCAAGAAATACAATAAAAAGTGCAGCACCCGCTTTTACAAGAAGCGTACGTTGGCCTAGCCCTTTTGCGACATCTTCTCCGATAACGAGCGTATTAATTTTTGTACTGATAAGAAGCGCACCAACTAAACCGATTCCAATATACGGGAGCACCGAATAAAGCATCGCTAGACTACGTCCTTCAATAGACCCAGCAAGCCAAAAGAGAACGTCTTCAAGAGCCTTCTCATTTAAAACGAGCATACCTT from Bacillus sp. Cs-700 encodes the following:
- a CDS encoding iron ABC transporter permease produces the protein MTHKLHSVNRKWFGIVIGFFLVMMLMVASVVYGLTSITWATAWRAFTQFDGSNAHIIIIENRVPRALIGAAVGASLAVAGALMQAITRNPLASPSILGVNAGASFVIVIAVTFFSVSSLTTFSWLAFLGAAFASILVYVLGSLGREGLTPMKLTLAGAAMAAMFSSLTQGMLVLNEKALEDVLFWLAGSIEGRSLAMLYSVLPYIGIGLVGALLISTKINTLVIGEDVAKGLGQRTLLVKAGAALFIVFLAGGSVAVAGPIGFIGIVVPHVARFFTGPDYRWVIPYSAILGAILLLSADIAARYVILPLEAPVGVLTAVIGTPFFIYIARREFKQL